CCAGAGGTGTCGTGCCAGGTGTAACTCCCTAAGCATGTCAACAAACCCCTCTAATTGCTCCCAATCAACCACCATCCGCAACTTTCTTCGCAGCCATCCCCGCAACTTCCTATCAATGAGTTCCCTTAGTCTTTGGTCACTGATCGACTGGCGTAAAGCGTAGATATTTGCAATCACTGTATCGGTTGCCAATCGATCGCCCGCAGTCGAAGAACAAGGATGCAAACGATAGGCGGCTAGCGGCACTGCGATCGCCCTGAACTTACATCCACCAATCAGCATTCTGAGCCACAAATCATACTCTGCCGCCAAGGCCATACTCTCGTTAAATTGAAAGGTCTTCAGTATATTCGTCTTACACAAAACGGTCAGCATCGGGATTCGATTAATCTCCAAAAACTCACTAAGCCCGTCGTAGCCAGAGTATTCGCGAGCAATAACCCCCATCCTTTTTGCATTGGCATGCTTCTCCCCGTTAGTCTGAAAGCGCTCCTCAAACATATAGCTCTCGGAAAACAGCAGATCCTGATCGCCCGCCCGAAACTCTCTAACCATAATCTCAAGCTTATCCTTCAACCAGAGATCGTCTGAGTCCAGAAAGGCAACCAATTCTCCTCGCGCATGGAGCAAACCGAGATTTCTTGCCTTAGCTGCCCGTCCATTCTCTTGGTGCAGGTATGTTACTCGCCGATCCTGAGCCGCCTTGCTGTGTACGATATCGGGAGTCGCATCCGTCGATCCGTCATCGATCACCAGCAACTCCCAATTAGGATAGGTCTGCGCTGATATGCTATCGATACTTTCCGCAATGAACAACGAAGCATTGAAGGCTGGCATGATAACCGACACGAGAATTGGATGACCACAATCTATCATTCAGAATTCCTCTGCTATGTCGCGCTGAAATCGCATAAATCCGAAGGCCGCCAGACCGGTCCGACACGATTGCCGACCATATCTGGGCTAATTCGAGGGCTCGGTGTCAACGCCAATCGCTTGCCGGCGCTTCGCACATCTCAAATCACCGAGGTGTTGCAAGTTCTAAGAGTTTATCTGCAAGGACTCCTCCCGGGTCTTCCGGAACCTGCTTGCGGATGGTCTCGCTCGCCCGCTGCCCCATCTCCCGCCAACGCTC
The DNA window shown above is from Candidatus Thiodictyon syntrophicum and carries:
- a CDS encoding glycosyltransferase family 2 protein → MPAFNASLFIAESIDSISAQTYPNWELLVIDDGSTDATPDIVHSKAAQDRRVTYLHQENGRAAKARNLGLLHARGELVAFLDSDDLWLKDKLEIMVREFRAGDQDLLFSESYMFEERFQTNGEKHANAKRMGVIAREYSGYDGLSEFLEINRIPMLTVLCKTNILKTFQFNESMALAAEYDLWLRMLIGGCKFRAIAVPLAAYRLHPCSSTAGDRLATDTVIANIYALRQSISDQRLRELIDRKLRGWLRRKLRMVVDWEQLEGFVDMLRELHLARHLWIADVLNRMSHILFRIGKKVLGKLL